TTTTGTTGCATCTGTTTGCAgatattaattcaattatagaATTTCATGTAGCTTCGCGCAAAACCAatcttttaattgattttgcttTGTGTTTGCATTATGCAACAATgcatctacatacatatacatacatatagatgATGGGCAACCGCATGTTCCAGCAAAATTGTCAATTTGCAGCACGTTGTAATTAGTGGTTTGTTCGACGCATGCAACTTTATTAGCCTGGTCCGAAGCATGCCAAAAATGTAGCAATTAGTGCCTGAGGTTTAACAAAACACACCTAtatccacattcacattcacagaGCTGCACACCAGCACCAACACccatataaatacacacacacacatatacaaacacataACCATCGTAGTCCATTACGCACAAATTGCCAAAGGAGACGCCATCggcaattgaaaatatttgcctGTCCATTTCGTAGGTAGGCTCTCAGTTGTTTTTATATCCTGTACTCAGCCAATGCCTTTAATGGGATATAAAAGATTTGTGACCTGGTATGCAACAGTTATTGTAgtttcttttgtgtttttgtaaatctttaaataaaattattttgtattatattaaatacaatttttttaatattcttaaaatttccaTATAGAATACAATGTACatcttaaagaaaatttaagataGACTTCAATAATAAACATAGAACTGAGGCAGAGAAAAcgcatttataatttttatttagcgcATAATAAAGCTAatagacaaaaaaatttaactaaaaaaatattgaaatgctcGAAAAATGTCCAAACCTTAAAATACAAGCATATAAATTGTACAATTAAAATCACCAGttgaataaatacaaaatactgcAGTTTTGTCGTAGTAGTTTTGAAGCTTCATGAATTTTAgtatatgtttaaatattggTCCAACATGTCGGAAGCTTATAACTTCTCAAATTTTATTGtgacaaaattttaagtaatcaaggaaatttttcattgcaattggaatttggttttttatttaagaaacgttttaaattatatagatttatttattgtgtataGCAATGTGTTTCAGTTAAGAGTTTGCAGGATATCTGCCAGTcgattgttattaaataaatcattcgTAATTGTAGTTTTTCTGTAGcccttgttattgttgttgttggcgcccTGTTTGTGCTGGTTAAACAGAAAGGCGAAtgcgatgacgatgacgatgatgatggcgACGTTCTACACTCAGTTTAGTTGTATTTGCTAGTAGTTAGTAGAGCTTGTTGCAATACTCGCACTCGCATGTGGCACAAACCAATTGACCCAAATTTAAACCAGCTCACAAATAGCTGCAAGCTGCTTTCAACCAGAGAACGTTGTCGCATAGGGTTTTGCGAGCCAGGTTAGGGAATGGAAATCGGTAGGGAAATGGGAAAGGGAATGGTAATAGAATGGGGCAGGATGGGGATTTTGGGGCAActggacacacacacgcatgagCTGGCACCACAGTTACAACCAGCTACCAGATGTTGCAGTTGTGCAGTGTTTGTCTGATTGCCGTTAATTGCATTCCATTGCATTACACACTTCATGTAggtgttattaatttaatttcttcttTGTCAGGCATACGTAATGTCATTTGGGTTCACAGGGGTCTTtgctgtctctctgtctctgtctctgtctattTGCTATTTGATATACATTTCATGCTCAATTAACTAGTATATGCAACAAGTTGCAAGCTATACACGTTGGCTGCCAATCGAGGCGTGTTGAGTtgaacaattataaaatatacgtTGTGTACATGTTAGATGTAGTGAATGCCAATTCAGATAAGCTACAAAGTACATTTGAAAAGTCTGTTTAGATTAGCTgaaacatgaaattaattaagctgATATTTAACCATTTAATCGAAAGCATTTATTACTTGGAAAGAAACATTCaagtaattgatttaaattaaaaattacatctATGATTCTGTTACCCGACGCTGGTTGCGACTGGtccaatttcttaaataataagaaGGTGTTAAGCAATGTCTAAATTCTAatgagaaaacaaaaaattttaatattttctcataaaatatgaaaatatatttttatggatattacatttttattttattattcttgaCTATGGTTCCTaggacaaattaaaaataaatcaaaaataattttcatttaacttaattaactaACTTAAAACCAGGGAATAACACTGGAACCGATTCTGGAACcattaaccgaaactaaccgtttcatttttagtacctgCTCTGAGACCGTAAccgagacctttcatttttttgtaaaaaatcatgccaaattgaacacagatttggacttgtaaagtggctaagtccacAGTCTgatcaactttaaactgtcataacttcatcaaaactaaaccgattttcaagcggaatgtcattttgatcatgatttggcctcttaatttattctgcatttaaattttgtttatttagaaaatttaattatttttgaccaagtttcgatatcgatggtaagggtcccccctttgaaattttgaaaattcaaaattttaaatctcaagttttcacttttgatcaactccctatatcgtaattagtataaaacatcactttaaacttgattctgagacctttcatttttttgtaaaaaatcatgccaaattgaacaaaaatttggacttgtaaagtggctaaatccgcagtctgaccaacttcaaactgtcataacatggtcaaatttgaaccgattttcaagcggagtGTAATTTTGGTCATGGTTttgcctcttaattcattctgcattcaaatacttgacaaatcgttaaaaaaatatttttttgcccTAGGTCTGTTCATTtagatgtcatatttattataaaacaacatcttaaaattttaaaatgtttcacaattgattttttgtaccGATAaaggaaccgaaagaaaaaaactgaaatagaatcttttaccgaaatagttatttcgggacgaACCGGAACcgaaatatgtgaatttttattgtgtCAAAATACTTAGTTAGAAGCTTTATATGAGTTTCAATTTGCTTTTTGCTGTAGATTTCGTCACCAGCGTCAAGTTGGACAAATTGTTTAGAACACATTCTAATCTAGATACAAACTTTTAATAGTTAACTTAATTATACCAtgtatttatatctatatctgtaGCTGTTTGCTTTCGTCACCAGCGTGAACTGTGCAAATTGCTTTGACCACACATGGAATACACAGCGTCTAGGGTCTGAACTTCTAAACAATTCGGTGATAAACAACAggcaacaaacacacaaatgcacAGGCGACAGTTGTGTAGTTTTGTAGTTGtgtagttttgttttgttttttcttttattttttttggacagCTGTTGGTAGCATTTGGTAACAAAGGGAAAATGTAGTTGCCTGAAAAGCGGCAGCGACGCTGTCGGAAAATTAGCGATTCAATGAAATGGGATTTTAAATGGCTGCAAACTTTTTAATGCGTCTACCGCCTGTCCTGTGTGTCTGCCAGTGTCCTCGCAGTCCACGGTGTCCTCGACATGTTTTAGTTTGTGTCTGGGGCGGCGCCACGGCCGGGTGCACGACCCGGGACGTCGACAAAGTTGGCCAACGCGAGTTTTTGCCACttgcagttgccagttgcagccgcggcaaaagtttttaaattatgcgcACATTTGCAGCGCCTCgtttctcttttctctctctcgctctgccTCACACTCTTTCTCTTCGTGTTTTTGTTGAATCCGACGGAAATGGTCTTTGGCCGAAAGTGTTACACGCAGCGTGCAGCCGGACGGAAGGCGTGCAATGGCCCTAGAGGGGGTatgagttgcaagttgcaagttgctagtTGCTAGTTGCAAGCAGTTGTTGCACCACAGTTTGCTGCCCTTCTGTAAATGCCGTTGGGCACAGCACACAGCACGAGATACTGGAATTTActtggaaatttatttatttttccaatatcaatttatttatttattttcttttgcactTAATGAAGAAACTTTCTAATTACTAAATTGTGGTTCTGTTCTTCTCTTTGTTTTGTAGGACACGCAGTGCAGTTTGCTTTATGTGCAACGCACGCCGAGCATCTGCCAGTTTCTGGGCCTTAGTGTGCCCCAAGACGAGGGAAGCGGCAGCACCACTTCTACCCCCAGTCCAGCAACGACAACTagcaccagcagcaccacGACTAGCACCACCAGCATAACGCCAACGGGTAAGCCAACAGAAGCCGGCacaactgcagcaactgcCGCATCTCTACCAGCTTCAATACCGGCAGCTGTTCCCAGCCCAACGGCCTCCGTGGGCAGTAAGTCCAGCTAGCCAAAGTGACCAAATGTCCTCTTTTAACTATCATCTTTCATTTGTCGTCACTTTACAGCCATCATGGGGATTATACTGTCGGTGACATTCTTTGTGGCATGCTTGGGAATGTTTGCCTTCTCGCCCTCTCGAAGACAACGCGTGCGTCGCTTCTTCAGACGCAGCAACTCGGCGGTGCGCTATTCCAGGGTAATTCGTTAATTTCCTTGCAATGCAAAGGCtgcaaatcttaaaatttgacttgaatattgctttattttacaattgatttatgcatacaaaattattttgccaaaaatatcccaactttttgaaaatactCAGCTAATTGCTTATgattttatgataattataattttttttttttagttttgctaaaataaaatcatatttgcatatgtacatatattcaataatgtacatttaatatattaaattcatgcattttatatttacatacatacatcttacatattttttagattttctaagcttatttaaaaatgttgtaaacaaatttctaATCTTTCTATAaacattgtaaatatttacatatgcatgaatgtaaatttaatatatatatttttatgtacttttttatttacatatgtacactcAATCATAAATGATTGTTTAGGACTATGATTTTAATCTTATACTGAAAATGAAGctgaaataaatgtatatattgtaaatatgtacatatgcatgaATGTACATTTAACATACTTGAATTtacgttttgtttatttacataattacatatgtacttattcCGATCACAGAGCTTCTGTAAAGTTCGGTTTAATCCCCGTTTTCAGCCTTTCTGTTcacaaaatgttataaatcCCATTTTACTAATCAAACATTGGACTTTGCAGGTGCAGTCGAACGAGGAGGCCAATTTACTATTAGAGCCGAATGGCGAGTTTACAGAGAGCGATGATGATATGCTGCTCTAGAAGAAGGGATCTGAAGATATTCTCGATCCAGGGCCGAGGCCGGCAGTGGTGCGTACTGATTGCTATTCAAAAGTTAACCAAGAGACGTTAAGGAAACTACAAAAAGACATGATAAATCCAAAAGTTTAGAACGTTCGACaccaaagacaaaaaaaaaacgcaactGATTGTGAGCTATAAACCTAATAAGTAGTAGAAaagtattgaaaatgttttgagggaaataataattatattatattacttaCTTATGTACAATACGTCtaagcgacaacaacgacaacttaCAAACCCAGTTAATggaattataaatgtatatgcctaaacattaatatatatatatattatatattttatatacctGCACTTCATATGTAAAGGCAAACCTCCTACCCCAAATTATAGCTGCATATacctatatacatatagaaaaTATGTTGTAAAATCCAAAGAATTGCATACGACAATTGCTTTCTTATCTCCAAAAGTATTTTTCCCAAATAACTTAAGCAAGTgcttggttttgtttttaaaatttcactgAAGTATTAATTCTCTACTTTACTTTATACTTCTgttgaatatttgtattttaattacactctttcaagtttgtttttaactattgtttgtttctttttttgtattattgtgTGATATGAGACTGGgcaatatttacttaattttgttgttttcgtttaaGCAATATTATTGATCTTTAGTTTTCTAAGCCGTCTGTATAAATTATCCAATTTTAATAACTCCTAAACTAAATGTACacctatatatatgtataaaggttttttaaaataaaaacaaaataaaatactaatttAAATGTCTTTTACTTGTAGTCGAAGGTAAGGTAAAGTCTGTTGCCAGCTAAAATACCAGGCGACTAAAATTTCAGCAAGCGAATTGatcgtaaaattttaattgagatTTCAACTTGTTTGGTTTGCTCAAGAGAACCTAAAGTTGTTTtgcttacatatgtataaataaaaatgcatattatttttaattttaaaatatatattttatttattgtatttgtatattttacataCACAATTACATTCAATAATTGTATGTATTAGTAAATGAGTGTGTCTGCATAAATTTGTAGGTACCTTAGGTAATACATTTTAgagacatatacatatatgacaTAGCTACTTACTTACATATACGATACTTTAATGCTAATTACATGAGTATATGCTGCATGATGTATTTTTGTAGATTattgaaatatgaaatgatGTATTTATGCATAAAGTTGATATAGTGATGTAATATGTAGTAAATATGCCGCGTATGAAGTGCATACATCTGATAATATCTTTGTTATAAAGttgtcattaaatatattaatttttgttaagagTTTTTGGAAATATATAATCTTtccatttgtattatttacagTAGTAATTTTGGTACGAGTTGCGAATCTTTTTAAGTATGCtccaaatataaaatgtcggtatgtttttattttttactttttaattacattcaGTACACGGCACAGTTTATATGCTACTATTTGGATAcgtcatatgtatgtatattgcaTGTGCATTACTCATTAGCTTATAACGATAATAGATTGTACAAAATAAAGCTCAATTTGTTCAAATGTTAAGTAAAACTTGAGATTCgtgcaaaaatcaaataatatttctcgtcaaatataaaagttattcaTTTGTGATATTTCTTTAAGCTTCGCGTGCGATgatctaaatataaaataattacaattaccaTATGGATAATAGGtataataaatgtacaaataatTACGAGGCTTAAAGTTATCTTAAATACACTATAAGTAAATAACACTAAACAGAATGATAAGCTCTTAAATAGCTTAAATTCTTACAATTGTTGCTTTCTTTctgttcaaatttaatatgtttttcgatttcgattttaattttttttttatgtcaacAAAGGCCAcatgaaatattgaaaattgagaAATTTTCACCAATTAAGTGCATGGAAAAATTGCCGTATGCATTTCTAGTTAAAACTATTCTAAAGAATGCAGCTAGACGATCagattcacacacacacacacacacacacacacacacgcacacacataaataaattcatacgTTTGCATTGAAATGAATATGAGTGcaatttgagttttttttgatacaaaaattttgtctaAGCTTTATACATTCAgctggaattggaattggtcATAGCGTTGGTGAAGTGAGTGGGTTAGATGCCTGCTCAATGAAACAAGAGCTCCTCGTCGGGCTCCAGCTCCAATTTATGCCAGTTCTATACGTCACTTTGCTTGGCATTTGTGTTGATGATAAAGGCGCCGTTGATGTGTCCATTgccatgatgatgatgggccTTGCCATTGGGCGCATATAGATTCGATAGGCCATTGGTGCCATTGCCAACCATGATGGCCGTGTGTGGTGTGCTGCCATTCAATTTGGCCACCAAAGGATTCTTGGTGGTTTCAGCGGGCGGTGTGGTCAATGTGGGTGACACTGGCGATGGCTTAATTAATTCCAGCTTGTCATCTGGATAGCGTTTCAGCAAccttttaatcaaatttctcGAGCTTCGGTTGGGACCACGATGCGGCATGGCATAGATTAATCTGTCCCAGAACCATGGATCACCCCATTCGATGTAGGTGTTCATATTTAGGTAAGCCTTCAGCTCATCGTCCAGCATCTTGTGGTCACCAATGTCCGAGTAGATGATGACAATGACACGTGAGACGCCATCATTTAATGCCGCTCGATGCGCTGCCCGGAATTCCATGCGTGCCCAGTCTGATTCAATAAAGTTCGAGCTGAGCACAATGATGGTTCGCCTTGAGTCCGCAACGGATCGTATAATGTTCTCGGGTATAAAGCCACCCACTAGCCAATCTCTTCCATGCAGGCAGAGCTTAAATTTCTTGTTGCCATGCTCCAGTTTCGGCACCAGGTGTTTTTCAATGAAGCTCTGATCCTTTTGAGAATACGAAATGAATGCATCGAATTTGCGATCCTTGTCGATCTCCTCCTGGTTGACCCACCACATGCACAAGTTGCGCGAAAAGAGCCAGATCTTAATCTCATCCTGATACTTGTAGTAGACGGCCGCAGTGATGCCAACAAGAAAACCAGTTAACGAGATGATCACAATCATGGCAATGAGCAGACTCGCTGGCTGCGGACATAGATCAGATTTGCTGAGATCTATCAAACGTGTGGGCATCTCAGCATCACTGCAATAAATATCTTCTGCATCCAGCACTCGATTCTTTCTCGACTGCGTAAAATACAACAGTTCCGTGGCATCGCAGTCACAGATCCAAGGATTCTGTGAGAGACGCAACTGCAGCTTGCTGCTATTGAAATAACTAAAGATGCTGGCATTGAGATGCATCAGCTGATTACGTTGCATATCCACATACGTGACATTTCTGGGCAACTGAGAGATCTTCACGTGGGTCAAGTTATTACCAGCCAGATAAAGACTTGTCACACTCTCATATCCAGGTGCCTGGTTATCCGGCAGCTTAAGCAGCGTATTATTCTCCATGTAAAGCTCCAACTTTTCAAGATTCGATGTGAGACGTGGCAATTTGGGTATCTTTGTAAAATCACTATTGGAGCAATTGATGATCAGCGTCAAGTCAAAGGTTCGCACAAAGCATTCACATTTGGGCGGACAACGTCTCTCTTTCGGATCCTCAGCGGTGTCGAATTTACAGAGCAAATCTTTTGGTTCTACCGTGCTGATTGCACGATGCTCCAGAAATTTGGGTGCTTGGCAAGTCAATCGATTTGTGTCTATTATCAAATGCCTGGCATAATCAAACCTGTCAGATCCTCGTACAAACTGAAGGAAGCGCAACATGGTACAGTCACAATTTAGAGGATTATCATTGAGTTCCAAGCGAACTGTTTTCACGCCATGCACAAGACGCGATTCATTCTCCAGCTGCGGGAATTCCGCCTGCTTGTAGAAGCGTACAGTGCTAATTTGATTGTGCGTCACATTGACGGTTAGATCAAACTTGGACACAAAGTCCAAATCGGGATAGTCCAACCAAGCCAAGTTGTTGTAACTCAAATCGATCTCCTGGAGCTCAGGCATCGCATACTTCCAATCGCTGAAGACGAGCATCAATGAATTGTTTCTCAAGTTTAGTTTGGTCAGATTCTTTAAAGGGCTAAATGGAGATCCAATATCTCTAACTGCCTCGCTGTTCGTCATATATTCCTGCAGATCGATGCGATTGTTAGCCAGGTTCAGCTGACGCAACGAAGGATTCCCAATAAATGCCTTGCTTCGTATGTGTATCAACTGATTGTCGTTGATCTGCAGATTTTTCAGATTGCTCAGTTTGCTAAAAAGTTTGCTGTAAGAGAGAAAACAAAGCATTGATCAGTAAGAATATGTCCAAAGattctaaaaaataagtttattttaaagctctAAGTTTCTAAGttacttttttctttctaaAGCTTCTAAATTTCCTTAAAGCTGTGTATCGTTCACGTTCAATTACTCAAATTAATGTTGGAGCTTTAAACTATCGGTATTGATAATAAGTCTAtcaaaaagcattaaaactctgtttatttttataattagtaATGTAATTCTTAACGTTATTCTTTCAGTATGTTTCTAAAGTTTTTGAAGGATCTAAAAGCCTGGCTTATAACAAGATTAATTAAATCGTAAACTTGTTATGTGCTTTGTTTACTTCTAAAACTGTCAAAGTAGCTTAAAATACTGTTTAATAAAAGATTAACtgttttaaagtattttacaaTTCTTAAggctttatttaattcaaaagcttttaaaatagcTTTAAGCTCTGCTTTGTTTCAAGttaactattttaataaaataaaataaatgaatatacttgttctaaaaattcttaaaaaatttaaaagctttatttcGTTTGAGTCCAGCCACTTTTGGAGCTTTAAAGTTTGCTTTTGAAGCTTTCAAAgtttattcaaaattgttttgtgtttgcaACTTACGTGGAAATTTCAGTTAGCTTATTATCAGCCAGATTCAAGTTCTCCAACTTTGTCAGGTGAATAAAGATTTCCTCGGGCAGATGAGTTAAACGATTCTTATGTAAATCTAGATTCACAAGATTCACTTGATGATCCAATAAATGAAGAGGCAGTGTGTCCAGTTTATTTTCGTCGAGTGCAATGCTTACGAGTGCCTTTGAATTCTCAATGAGATCGGCGGGAATTGTTTGCAGATCACAGCGCAGATAGAGATTACGTAACTCTGGCAGATTGGCAAAGAGACCTGATGGCAGTATTGGCAACTCTCCACGATTGTTCTGCAACTTCACCTGTTGCAACTTCAGATTGTGTTGGAAAAGACCCTCGGGCAGAGACCGAAAGCTGTTGCCATTCAAATTGATCTCCGTCATGTTGGTGAGCAGGGCAAAGACGTCATGTCGCAGCTGGATAATGCCATTATTATGCAGATCAATATCCTTGACGGAGGAGGCACCCTCGAAATCATGCTTGCTGAGATTGTGCAACTGATTGCTCCACAGATTCAAATGCATTAGTCTATGTAGATCATGGAAGATGCCACGCGGCAGCTGCTTCAAATTGTTGCTGCCCAGTTCGAGGAACTCCAAGTTGCCCATGTCGGCAAACAACTTTGCAGGCAACTCCACCAAATTGGCGGCACGCATGTCCAGCCAGTTCAAGTGATGCATATTCTCTAGCAAATCCTCGGGAATGTAAAACAATTGACGGGCAGCAAATCGCAGACGTTGCAAGTTCTGCAAACGTTCCAAATGTGTTTTAGTCACATTCATGCCCAGATCGTTGCCCTCAAAGATCAAAACCTTGGCATTCACAATACCCAAATGATCCATAATACCCGCAATTGGTGTATGCAGGGGCAGAGGACAACGTCGGATCTGTACCGTCTTAATGCTGCCAATATTCAACTGTGGCATCTGTTTGTATTCCGATGAATTCGTCACGTTGCATTCGATTTGCACTGTCGAACCGG
The genomic region above belongs to Drosophila innubila isolate TH190305 chromosome 3R unlocalized genomic scaffold, UK_Dinn_1.0 2_E_3R, whole genome shotgun sequence and contains:
- the LOC117792048 gene encoding protein toll, with the translated sequence MRGFSSAAPSVLLLVLLQVVSWQLGEADFERDDCTDLNMSSCECAVLVSEYDISCPGKSFNPKFKITIRPGSTVQIECNVTNSSEYKQMPQLNIGSIKTVQIRRCPLPLHTPIAGIMDHLGIVNAKVLIFEGNDLGMNVTKTHLERLQNLQRLRFAARQLFYIPEDLLENMHHLNWLDMRAANLVELPAKLFADMGNLEFLELGSNNLKQLPRGIFHDLHRLMHLNLWSNQLHNLSKHDFEGASSVKDIDLHNNGIIQLRHDVFALLTNMTEINLNGNSFRSLPEGLFQHNLKLQQVKLQNNRGELPILPSGLFANLPELRNLYLRCDLQTIPADLIENSKALVSIALDENKLDTLPLHLLDHQVNLVNLDLHKNRLTHLPEEIFIHLTKLENLNLADNKLTEISTKLFSKLSNLKNLQINDNQLIHIRSKAFIGNPSLRQLNLANNRIDLQEYMTNSEAVRDIGSPFSPLKNLTKLNLRNNSLMLVFSDWKYAMPELQEIDLSYNNLAWLDYPDLDFVSKFDLTVNVTHNQISTVRFYKQAEFPQLENESRLVHGVKTVRLELNDNPLNCDCTMLRFLQFVRGSDRFDYARHLIIDTNRLTCQAPKFLEHRAISTVEPKDLLCKFDTAEDPKERRCPPKCECFVRTFDLTLIINCSNSDFTKIPKLPRLTSNLEKLELYMENNTLLKLPDNQAPGYESVTSLYLAGNNLTHVKISQLPRNVTYVDMQRNQLMHLNASIFSYFNSSKLQLRLSQNPWICDCDATELLYFTQSRKNRVLDAEDIYCSDAEMPTRLIDLSKSDLCPQPASLLIAMIVIISLTGFLVGITAAVYYKYQDEIKIWLFSRNLCMWWVNQEEIDKDRKFDAFISYSQKDQSFIEKHLVPKLEHGNKKFKLCLHGRDWLVGGFIPENIIRSVADSRRTIIVLSSNFIESDWARMEFRAAHRAALNDGVSRVIVIIYSDIGDHKMLDDELKAYLNMNTYIEWGDPWFWDRLIYAMPHRGPNRSSRNLIKRLLKRYPDDKLELIKPSPVSPTLTTPPAETTKNPLVAKLNGSTPHTAIMVGNGTNGLSNLYAPNGKAHHHHGNGHINGAFIINTNAKQSDV